In Mus caroli chromosome 9, CAROLI_EIJ_v1.1, whole genome shotgun sequence, a single window of DNA contains:
- the Tmppe gene encoding transmembrane protein with metallophosphoesterase domain, translating to MTLFRQLSLGSKAALAAATVFLSMILSRSFLAETLELQAWRWLFRLQLILFVNSIMLIGSSYIWRSTVSNLSHSPAVESTCFQIWKLAVMAFLALAHSSFFTMLFLVAEEPYMFSLTAYSCLGAYIIMVFFLCILNAMEQAYQFLAWRSGRVVGSLDKTRHLVLRPALAVAVTAVLSTIGLLNAAQPPVVKTVEVPIHQLPASMNNLKIVLLSDIHLGPTVGRTKMEMFVRMVNRLEPDITVIVGDLSDSEASILRTAVAPLGQLRSRLGTYFVTGNHEYYTSDVSNWFTLLESLHVRPLHNENVKISAPGHPDSAGRDREWVCLAGVDDIEADILHYSGHGMDLDKALEGCSPDDATILLAHQPLAAKRALQARPDINLILSGHTHAGQIFPWNVGAYLLNPFFAGLYQVGKGTFVYVSPGTAYYGIPMRLGSRAEITELILWQPS from the coding sequence ATGACGCTCTTCAGGCAGTTGTCGCTGGGCTCCAAGGCTGCCCTGGCTGCAGCCACGGTCTTCCTGTCCATGATCCTCTCCCGCTCCTTTCTGGCTGAGACCCTTGAGCTCCAGGCCTGGCGCTGGCTGTTCCGCCTGCAGCTGATCCTGTTTGTCAACTCGATCATGCTCATTGGCTCCTCGTACATCTGGCGGAGCACCGTGAGCAACCTCAGCCATTCCCCTGCTGTGGAATCTACCTGTTTCCAGATTTGGAAGCTGGCTGTCATGGCATTTCTGGCCCTGGCACATTCCAGCTTCTTCACCATGCTCTTCTTGGTGGCCGAGGAACCCTACATGTTTTCCTTAACAGCCTACTCCTGCCTGGGTGCCTACATCATCATGGTCTTCTTCCTTTGTATCTTGAATGCCATGGAACAGGCCTACCAGTTCTTAGCCTGGCGCAGTGGTAGGGTGGTGGGCAGTCTGGACAAGACAAGGCACCTGGTGCTCAGGCCTGCGCTGGCGGTGGCCGTGACGGCGGTGCTCAGTACCATTGGCCTCCTGAATGCTGCCCAGCCCCCAGTGGTGAAAACCGTGGAGGTGCCCATCCATCAGCTGCCCGCCTCCATGAACAACCTCAAGATTGTGCTCCTTTCTGACATTCACTTGGggcccacagtgggcaggaccAAGATGGAGATGTTTGTGAGGATGGTGAACAGGCTAGAACCAGACATCACAGTGATCGTGGGCGACCTCTCTGACTCGGAAGCCTCTATCCTGCGGACAGCAGTGGCTCCTTTGGGCCAGCTCCGTTCCCGTCTTGGCACCTACTTCGTCACGGGTAATCACGAGTACTATACATCGGATGTCAGCAACTGGTTCACACTGCTGGAATCCTTGCACGTCCGGCCCCTACATAATGAGAATGTGAAGATTTCTGCCCCCGGGCACCCGGACAGTGcgggaagagacagagaatgggTCTGCTTAGCCGGCGTGGATGACATAGAAGCAGACATCCTTCACTACTCTGGGCATGGCATGGACCTTGACAAGGCTCTGGAGGGCTGCAGCCCAGACGATGCCACCATCTTACTGGCTCATCAGCCTCTGGCCGCCAAGAGAGCCCTCCAGGCTCGGCCAGATATAAACTTGATCCTTTCTGGACACACTCACGCAGGGCAGATCTTCCCCTGGAATGTCGGAGCCTATCTCCTGAACCCTTTCTTCGCTGGGCTCTACCAAGTGGGCAAGGGGACGTTTGTGTACGTTAGCCCAGGTACAGCCTACTATGGGATACCCAtgaggttggggagcagggcagaaatCACAGAGCTCATCCTGTGGCAGCCTTCATAA